The Actinoplanes sp. N902-109 genomic interval GTCCGGCCGTCGGCGCCGGTCACGCTGACCTTGTGCGGTACGGCGAACATGTCCACCTGCGAGCTGTTGAGGAACACGCCCGAGTCGTTGTACGTGAACTCGCTCCAGTCGAACAGGATGTCGCTGTTGGCGTCGCCACCGGCCCACGGCGCCGGCTGGACCAGCCCGTTGTTCTCGGCGATCCTGAAGTCGAGCTTGTCGCCGAAGGACATGTACATCCGGCCGGACAGGCCCTTGGGGACCTCGATGGTCTTGCTGGCACCGTCGGCGGGGCCGTCGATCGACACGTCGGGCGCCGGCACGGGTGGGTTCGCGCCGCCGCTCCAAGCCGTGAAGGTGCCGGCCTCGTTGACATAGCCGAGTTTGCCGCCGGTCTCGCCGAGCACGTACAGGTGCACGGCCTCGGTGCGACCGGAGTTGTTGGTCACGGTCAGTGGCAGCAGGTCGGGCAGGGTCGCCGCCGAGGCGTTCGGGATGACCGCGATGGCCGCGGGCACGGCGACCGCCGCCACCGCGAGCCCGAGCAGGGTCTTTCGATTGATGCGCACAGGCACTCCAGGGTCCGGCCCCGCGGGTGGCGCGGGCCCGGCGAGCCGGGAGGGATCCCGCACCGGCCAGGGGCGCTTCGGGGCTGGACTGGGAAGGGGGATACGCCCTGGCCGTCACGCTCTGTCAGCAGAGAGCGCTCTCACACTGTTACCGGCCGGTTCGCGGATGTCAATCGGAGAACCCCGCCGGCACCGCGCACACACGAGGTATGCGCAGGTCGACGGGGTTCTCGATCAATTCGGCGGGATCAGGCCGCGGCCACCTCGAACTTGCGCGGCTTGGCCTGCTCGGTGACCGGGATGCTCAGCGTCAGCACACCGTTCTCGTAGCGGGCCTCCAACCGGTCGGTGTCCAGCGTGTCGGACAGGAAGACCTGCCGGCTCACCGGACCGGTCGGGCGCTCGGTCACCAGGTAGCGGACGCCCTCGCGGTCGGCGCGCTTGCGCTCGGCCCGGACGGTCAGCACCTTGCGGTCGACCGAGATGTCGATGCCGGCCGGGTCGACGCCGGGCAGGTCGATGTCGATGAAGAAGTTCTCGCCGTCGCGGTAGGCGTCCAGTCGCGCGCCCGAGGTGCGGGTCGCGGTGTCGAAGACGCGGGCGGTCAGGCGGTCGAACTCGCGGAAGTCGTGCAGCACCATCAGGATCTCCTCCAGATTCAAAGTTGAGCGCGAGGCACTCAAGTCTGATAACCGGAGAAGGGGCCCGGACAATCCGTGAGCCGCGACACGTTCAGGCCAGCCGGAAGTCGGCGTAGTCGAAGCCCGGCGAGACGACACAGCTGACCAGCACCGGACCGTCGCCGGCCGGGTATGCGCTCTGCCACACGCCGGCAGGCACCAGCACCTGCGGAGCACCCCGGTCCAGGAGCACCGGCTCCCCGGGCTCAGCCGGCTCCGGCCCGGTGCCGCCGAAGCGCAGCTCGAGCGAGCCGGAGTGCAGGAACCACAGCTCGTCGGACTTCACGACGTGCCACGCCGACGACTCGCCGGGCTGGAGGGCGAAGTAGATGGCAGTGGCGGCGGCGCGCGGCCCGTCGTACCCCTCGGGCTGGAAGGTCGCGGCGGAGCGGAAGGTCTCGCGGAACCAGCCGCCCTCGGGGTGGGGTCGCAGATCGAGGGCTTCGGCCAGCGGCGGTCGTGTCGTCATGATCTCATCTTCCCGGCTGCCGCCCTTCGAACATGTGTGCGAAGATGGGCAGGTGGCTGGTCAGGCAACGATCCTGCATGCCGACCTCGACTCGTTCTACGCGTCGGTCGAGCAGCGCGACGATCCCGGGCTGCGGGGGCGCCCGGTTCTCGTCGGCGGCGGGGTCGTCCTGGCCGCCAGCTACGAGGCCAAGGCCTGCGGGGTGCGCACACCGATGGGCATCGCGCAGGCCCGGGCCCTGTGCCCGGCGGCGATCCTGGTCCCACCACGGATGCAGGCCTACTCGGCGGCCAGCAAGGCGGTGTTCGCGGTGTTCCGGGACACCACGCCGATCGTCGAGCCGCTCTCCATCGACGAGGCGTTCCTGGAGGTGGGCGGGCTGGCCCGGATCAGCGGCACGCCCGCCGGCATCGCCGCCCGGCTGCGGACCGAGGTGCGCGAGCGGGCCGGGCTGCCGATCACCGTGGGCGTCGCCCGCACCAAGTTCCTCGCCAAGGTGGCCAGCGCCGTGGGCAAGCCCGACGGGCTGCTCGTGGTGCCGCCCGGCGAGGAGCTGGCGTTCCTGCATCCGCTGCCGATCGAGCGGCTGTGGGGCGTGGGCCCGGTCACCGCGGGCAAGCTGCGCGAGCGGCAGATCCACACCGTCGGCCACGTGGCCCGGCTGGGCGAGGCGGCCCTGGTCACCATGCTCGGCGGGCCCGCCGGACGGCACCTGCACGCGCTGGCCCACAACCACGACCCGCGCCGGGTGCGGGTCGGGCACCGGCGCGGCTCGATCGGCTCGCAGTGCGCGCTGGGCCGCCGGCCGCGCCCGTTCGAGGAGCTCGAAGCCACCCTCGCGGCCCTGGTCGACCGGGTCACCCGGCGCATGCGCGCGGCCGGGCGGGCCGGGCGCACGGTCACCCTGCGGCTGCGCTTCGCCGACTTCAGCCGGGCCACCCGCTCCCGCAGCCTGCTCAAGGCGACCATGCAGACCCGGGCGATCCTCGACACCGCCCACGGGCTGCTGACCGCCGCCCGCCCGCTGATCGACGAGCGCGGCATCACCCTGGTCGGCGTCGCGGTCGGCAACCTGGACAGCGACGGCGGGGTCCAGCTGGAGCTGCCGTTCGACGACCCGCACGACGACGGGCTGGACTCCGCGCTCGACGCCGTGCGCGACCGGTTCGGCTCGGCGTCGGTGACCCGGGCCGCATCGCTCGGCCGTGACCTGGGCCCGCCCGTGCCCCTCCTGCCGGATTGAGCACAGGTTCGTTTGACACACTGCTCGGCGTGCGGAAGATCTATGTCATCGGGATCGGGGCCGGCGACCCCGACCACCTCACCCTGCAGGCGGCCAAGGCGATCGGGCGGGCGGACGTCTTCTTCCTGCTCGACAAGGGCGAGGTCAAGGAGAGCATGATCGAGCTGCGGCGGCGGGTGCTCAAGGCGTACGGCAAACCCAGCCGGCGCATCGCCGAGGGCCGCGACCCCGACCGCGACCGCAC includes:
- a CDS encoding Hsp20/alpha crystallin family protein; the protein is MVLHDFREFDRLTARVFDTATRTSGARLDAYRDGENFFIDIDLPGVDPAGIDISVDRKVLTVRAERKRADREGVRYLVTERPTGPVSRQVFLSDTLDTDRLEARYENGVLTLSIPVTEQAKPRKFEVAAA
- the dinB gene encoding DNA polymerase IV produces the protein MAGQATILHADLDSFYASVEQRDDPGLRGRPVLVGGGVVLAASYEAKACGVRTPMGIAQARALCPAAILVPPRMQAYSAASKAVFAVFRDTTPIVEPLSIDEAFLEVGGLARISGTPAGIAARLRTEVRERAGLPITVGVARTKFLAKVASAVGKPDGLLVVPPGEELAFLHPLPIERLWGVGPVTAGKLRERQIHTVGHVARLGEAALVTMLGGPAGRHLHALAHNHDPRRVRVGHRRGSIGSQCALGRRPRPFEELEATLAALVDRVTRRMRAAGRAGRTVTLRLRFADFSRATRSRSLLKATMQTRAILDTAHGLLTAARPLIDERGITLVGVAVGNLDSDGGVQLELPFDDPHDDGLDSALDAVRDRFGSASVTRAASLGRDLGPPVPLLPD
- a CDS encoding cupin domain-containing protein, coding for MTTRPPLAEALDLRPHPEGGWFRETFRSAATFQPEGYDGPRAAATAIYFALQPGESSAWHVVKSDELWFLHSGSLELRFGGTGPEPAEPGEPVLLDRGAPQVLVPAGVWQSAYPAGDGPVLVSCVVSPGFDYADFRLA